The Arthrobacter sp. PM3 genome contains the following window.
GACCATCCTGAGTTCCAGGCCCGCTGGCGTCCGCCCGGGTAGGGCCGCCCGGCGCGCGTGCCCGGACGCAAGGACATATGACACCGGAAACCTGCAGGAAATCTGCCCGGCCTACGCTGGTCACACCGCAGCATCCGCAGTCCGCCAGCCGGTCCGGTCCTTGAAGGGATTCCGTCATGCACTTATTGCCCCGTGAGCAGGAAAAGCTCATGATCGTCGTCGCAGCGGACCTCGCCCGCCGCCGCCAGGCGCGCGGACTGAAGCTGAATTTCCCCGAGGCCGTGGCCGTGATCAGTTACGAACTGATTGAGGGCGCCCGGGACGGCCGGAGCGTGGCGGAGCTCATGAGCTACGGAACCACCCTCCTTGGCCGCGATGACGTCATGGAAGGCGTGCCGGAGATGATCCACGACGTCCAGGTCGAGGCCACTTTCCCGGACGGCACCAAGCTCGTCACCGTCCACGATCCCATCCGCTAGG
Protein-coding sequences here:
- a CDS encoding urease subunit gamma; translation: MHLLPREQEKLMIVVAADLARRRQARGLKLNFPEAVAVISYELIEGARDGRSVAELMSYGTTLLGRDDVMEGVPEMIHDVQVEATFPDGTKLVTVHDPIR